The following coding sequences lie in one Delphinus delphis chromosome 9, mDelDel1.2, whole genome shotgun sequence genomic window:
- the PODXL gene encoding podocalyxin, with translation MRFALVLSAFLLLLPLSLSQDEVKPSGPTAAEESKPDTLPPSSVQDTVKQSTVPPSADKTVTALETKGSTAKTPNTSRAVPASAQQSTTAAASGKDEKPATGSPAITTKDSKESTTTPTTVSTKPETTSSQSGIKSSSAKSGTQSSHSVTTSSVITKEGNQAASDLPNPGNTSVITPALPSVPTPASTHRPSTVPVTLVPVTSEPAGSSEGPNKITAATSLGTMAGPTFTTQGTLTTLTPWVTSQGTQHTSSKTPAVTGTSEAVQPTGSSSGPGTTSPARGPTSSNTHLESTVPQGASIPSPTSVIPAGVGQIQCDSPEKLNEKMLVLNVSKTDVSKTNICNATALNDKLITLLCRAAKASFNPAQDQCHIQLAPVPEIQAVAIKQITIRTKLFPTDVYELLKDKWDDLKEVGVNDMQFEGQGPPEETEDRFSMPLIITIVCMASFLLLVAALYGCCHQRLSQRKDQQRLTEELQTVENGYHDNPTLEVMETSSEMQEKKVVSLNGELGDSWIVPLDNLTKDDLEEEEDTHL, from the exons AAGTCAAGCCTAGTGGTCCAACAGCTGCCGAAGAAAGCAAGCCAGACACACTTCCACCATCCAGTGTTCAAGACACAGTCAAACAAAGCACAGTCCCACCATCCGCTGACAAAACCGTGACTGCACTGGAGACCAAGGGAAGCACAGCCAAAACGCCTAACACCTCAAGGGCAGTGCCAGCCTCAGCCCAGCAAAGCACAACTGCAGCAGCCAGTGGCAAAGATGAGAAACCAGCCACGGGCAGCCCTGCTATAACTACTAAAGACTCGAAGGAGTCTACAACCACACCAACCACTGTCTCGACAAAGCCTGAAACCACAAGCAGCCAGAGTGGAATTAAAAGCAGTTCAGCTAAATCTGGAACCCAGAGTAGCCACAGTGTGACCACAAGCAGTGTGATCACTAAGGAAGGAAATCAGGCAGCCTCTGACCTTCCAAATCCGGGTAACACCTCAGTCATCACGCCTGCTCTTCCTTCCGTGCCCACCCCGGCAAGCACTCACCGGCCTAGCACCGTCCCTGTGACTTTGGTCCCTGTGACTTCAGAGCCTGCAGGGAGCTCTGAGGGACCAAACAAAATTACAGCAGCTACAAGTTTAGGCACAATGGCGGGTCCCACCTTCACGACGCAGGGGACACTGACCACACTAA CACCATGGGTTACCTCACAAGGAACTCAACACACCTCCAGCAAGACGCCAGCTGTCACTGGCACCTCTGAGGCTGTGCAGCCTACAGGCTCTTCATCGGGACCTGGGACCACATCTCCTGCCAGGGGACCCACGAGCTCCAACACTCATTTGGAGTCAACTGTCCCCCAAGGCGCCAGTATCCCTTCTCCCACCTCAGTAATTCCAGCAGGTGTGGGACAG ATACAGTGCGATTCTCCCGAAAAGCTGAATGAGAAGATGCTCGTCCTGAACGTCTCGAAAACTGATGTCTCGAAAACCAACATCTGT AATGCGACCGCTTTGAACGACAAACTGATCACACTTTTGTGCCGAGCAGCAAAAGCCTCCTTCAACCCAGCGCAAGATCAGTGCCATATACAGCTGGCACCTGTTCCAGAAATCCAGGCAGTGGCGATCAAGCAAATCACTATCCGCA CAAAACTCTTTCCCACGGACGTTTATGAATTGCTGAAAGACAAATGGGATGACCTAAAAGAG GTGGGAGTCAATGACATGCAGTTTGAGGGTCAAGGACCACCAGAAGAGACTGAGGACCGGTTCAGCATGCCCCTCATCATCACTATCGTCTGCATGGCATCCTTCTTGCTCCTGGTCGCGGCCCTTTATGGCTGCTGCCACCAGCGCCTCTCCCAGAGGAAGGACCAG CAACGACTAACAGAGGAGCTACAGACGGTGGAGAATGGTTACCATGACAATCCAACCCTGGAAGTGATGGAGACCTCATCAGAGATGCAGGAGAAAAAGGTGGTCAGCCTTAATGGGGAGCTGGGGGACAGCTGGATCGTCCCCCTGGACAACCTGACCAAGGATGACctagaggaggaggaagacacaCACCTCTAA